One Sanguibacter keddieii DSM 10542 genomic window carries:
- the priA gene encoding bifunctional 1-(5-phosphoribosyl)-5-((5-phosphoribosylamino)methylideneamino)imidazole-4-carboxamide isomerase/phosphoribosylanthranilate isomerase PriA, protein MTDRLVLLPAVDVAEGQAVRLVQGEAGSETSYGDPLTAALDWQSGGAEWVHLVDLDAAFGRGSNAELLADVVARLDVKVELSGGIRDDASLERALATGCARVNLGTAALENPEWTARVIAEHGDAIAVGLDVRGTTLAARGWTQEGGDLWEVLERLDQAGCSRYVVTDVTKDGTLRGPNIELLRDVAAKTSAPVVASGGISSLDDLAALRELVGSGVEGAIVGKALYAGAFTLPQALDVAGRP, encoded by the coding sequence ATGACTGACCGTCTCGTCCTTCTGCCCGCCGTCGACGTCGCCGAGGGGCAGGCCGTCCGCCTCGTCCAGGGCGAGGCCGGCTCCGAGACCTCCTACGGCGACCCGCTGACCGCCGCCCTCGACTGGCAGTCCGGGGGCGCCGAGTGGGTGCACCTGGTCGACCTCGACGCCGCGTTCGGCCGTGGCTCCAACGCCGAGCTGCTCGCCGACGTCGTGGCGCGCCTCGACGTCAAGGTCGAGCTCTCGGGCGGCATCCGCGACGACGCCTCGCTCGAGCGCGCCCTCGCGACCGGCTGCGCCCGGGTCAACCTGGGCACGGCCGCCCTCGAGAACCCCGAGTGGACCGCCCGGGTCATCGCCGAGCACGGCGACGCCATCGCCGTCGGCCTGGACGTCCGTGGCACCACCCTCGCGGCGCGCGGCTGGACCCAGGAGGGCGGCGACCTCTGGGAGGTCCTCGAGCGCCTCGACCAGGCCGGGTGCTCGCGCTACGTCGTCACCGACGTGACGAAGGACGGGACGCTGCGCGGCCCGAACATCGAGCTGCTGCGCGACGTCGCGGCGAAGACCTCGGCGCCCGTCGTCGCCTCGGGCGGGATCTCGAGCCTCGACGACCTCGCCGCGCTGCGCGAGCTCGTCGGGTCCGGCGTCGAGGGCGCGATCGTGGGCAAGGCGCTCTACGCAGGCGCCTTCACGCTGCCGCAGGCGCTCGACGTCGCCGGTCGCCCGTGA
- a CDS encoding response regulator has translation MSAVPRAVIADDDADILGLVSIAARRAGVEIVGSFDNGDDAWQRIAQGGVDLAVLDISMPGLTGVEVAERIRGDASLAEVRIIMVSASVYLLERQSAVLTGADTFVRKPFSPRTLSEIIRSMIGAPGDA, from the coding sequence ATGAGCGCGGTCCCCCGGGCGGTGATCGCCGACGACGACGCCGACATCCTCGGCCTGGTCTCGATCGCCGCGCGTCGCGCCGGCGTCGAGATCGTGGGTTCCTTCGACAACGGTGACGACGCCTGGCAGCGGATCGCGCAGGGGGGCGTCGACCTCGCGGTCCTCGACATCTCCATGCCCGGGCTGACGGGTGTCGAGGTGGCCGAGCGGATCCGGGGGGACGCGTCCCTCGCCGAGGTGCGGATCATCATGGTCTCCGCATCCGTGTACCTGCTCGAGCGTCAGTCGGCGGTCCTCACGGGCGCCGACACCTTCGTGCGCAAGCCGTTCAGCCCTCGGACGCTGTCCGAGATCATCCGGTCGATGATCGGAGCACCGGGTGACGCTTGA
- a CDS encoding SseB family protein — MTQHPDHPHDGAAQEHGGSAAGGGKALPGASPFAGDDGSADPELARLLVEHAAGTAPLTAVVARLAQVRVLIPVLAEVEAEGTTDDGLRVDKEASAGVVALEAPDGRRALPVFSSVAAMTAWHPAARPVPADAVRAALSAVSEDWALLVVDPAGPASALVPRPAVWAVAQGRSWVPAVVDGAVDADVAHAVVQAVSGIPSVASVRAEPGRSKEVAVVLAIDPGLTRAGLDAVLAQVNAALGADDVVGERVDSLELRIGRAG, encoded by the coding sequence GTGACGCAGCACCCCGATCACCCGCACGACGGGGCCGCCCAGGAGCACGGCGGCAGTGCGGCTGGCGGGGGCAAGGCGCTCCCCGGGGCGTCACCCTTCGCCGGTGACGACGGGTCGGCCGACCCGGAGCTCGCCCGTCTGCTCGTCGAGCACGCGGCGGGCACCGCGCCGCTGACCGCGGTCGTCGCACGGCTCGCGCAGGTGCGGGTGCTCATCCCGGTGCTCGCCGAGGTCGAGGCCGAGGGGACGACCGACGACGGCCTGCGGGTCGACAAGGAGGCCTCGGCGGGAGTCGTCGCGCTCGAGGCCCCCGACGGACGTCGCGCGCTCCCGGTGTTCTCCTCCGTCGCTGCGATGACCGCCTGGCACCCGGCCGCGCGCCCCGTCCCGGCCGACGCCGTGCGTGCCGCGCTGTCCGCGGTCAGCGAGGACTGGGCGCTGCTCGTGGTCGACCCGGCAGGTCCGGCGAGCGCGCTCGTGCCCCGTCCCGCCGTCTGGGCCGTCGCCCAGGGACGGTCGTGGGTCCCGGCTGTCGTCGACGGCGCGGTGGACGCGGACGTGGCGCACGCGGTCGTCCAGGCGGTCTCGGGTATCCCGTCGGTCGCCAGCGTCCGGGCAGAGCCTGGTCGCTCGAAGGAGGTCGCCGTGGTCCTCGCGATCGACCCGGGCCTGACCCGTGCCGGCCTCGACGCCGTGCTCGCACAGGTCAACGCCGCGCTCGGTGCTGACGACGTCGTCGGCGAGCGCGTCGACTCGCTCGAGCTGCGGATCGGCCGGGCCGGTTGA
- a CDS encoding glycosyltransferase family 2 protein, whose amino-acid sequence MLDPSSVAGTTLTYVLLVLVALGALPIVAMGYQFVLIPLHAFRNHYAKAAPYLPRVAVVIPAWNEGAVVGNSVDMLMRLDYPADALRVYVVDDASTDDTPDVVLAKSRQYPGQVFHLRREKGGEGKAHTLNHGLAVILEDDWMEALLIMDADVVYLPDSLRKMTRHLADEQVGAVTAYIREGSAEKNYLTRFIALEYALSQAASRRAQNVMGAVACLAGGAQLHSRANLEALGGRIDTSSLAEDTVTTFKTQLAGRKVVFEPHAVVLAEEPQSVAALWKQRLRWGRGNVHITRMYRRLWFRPQEGNRLGSIAFGLVWFGVAFQPVAMVLSSVGLVGLYLLESTTSAQVFRTIWALAACTYVFTMVMSLALDPTTARKTLREAVFFPGLVSVLITVETFFPGLVSDDVPAIFGVEVSDGALRWWTLFVYSWITLSMVGAWLIKKIDGTRAGRFVSPLLVYLVGYGPILCAITVDSYVKELRHADASWDKTEKTGRILA is encoded by the coding sequence GTGCTTGACCCCTCGAGCGTCGCAGGGACCACGCTCACCTACGTCCTCCTGGTGCTGGTGGCGCTGGGAGCCCTCCCGATCGTGGCGATGGGCTACCAGTTCGTGCTCATCCCGCTGCACGCCTTCCGCAACCACTACGCCAAGGCAGCGCCCTACCTGCCGCGCGTCGCCGTCGTGATCCCCGCCTGGAACGAGGGAGCGGTGGTCGGCAACTCGGTCGACATGCTCATGCGCCTCGACTACCCGGCTGACGCGCTGCGGGTCTACGTCGTCGACGACGCCAGCACCGACGACACCCCAGACGTCGTCCTCGCCAAGTCCCGGCAGTACCCCGGGCAGGTGTTCCACCTGCGACGTGAGAAGGGTGGAGAGGGCAAGGCCCACACGCTCAACCACGGCCTCGCCGTCATCCTCGAGGACGACTGGATGGAGGCGCTGCTCATCATGGACGCCGACGTGGTCTACCTGCCGGACTCGCTGCGCAAGATGACCCGGCACCTCGCCGACGAGCAGGTGGGTGCGGTGACCGCGTACATCCGGGAGGGGAGCGCGGAGAAGAACTACCTGACCCGGTTCATCGCTCTCGAGTACGCGCTGTCCCAGGCGGCGTCGCGCCGCGCCCAGAACGTCATGGGGGCGGTGGCGTGCCTCGCGGGAGGGGCCCAGCTCCACTCGCGGGCCAACCTCGAGGCCCTTGGGGGGCGCATCGACACGAGCTCGCTCGCGGAGGACACCGTCACCACCTTCAAGACCCAGCTCGCGGGACGCAAGGTCGTCTTCGAGCCGCACGCGGTCGTCCTCGCCGAGGAACCCCAGAGCGTCGCAGCCCTGTGGAAGCAGCGACTGCGCTGGGGCCGGGGCAACGTCCACATCACCCGGATGTACCGCAGGCTCTGGTTCCGGCCGCAGGAGGGGAACCGCCTCGGGAGCATCGCGTTCGGGCTCGTGTGGTTCGGCGTGGCGTTCCAGCCGGTGGCCATGGTGCTGTCGTCGGTCGGTCTGGTCGGGCTGTACCTCCTGGAGAGCACGACGTCTGCTCAGGTGTTCCGCACGATCTGGGCGCTCGCCGCGTGCACCTACGTCTTCACCATGGTCATGTCGCTGGCGCTCGACCCGACGACGGCACGCAAGACCTTGCGCGAGGCCGTGTTCTTCCCGGGCCTGGTCTCGGTGCTCATCACCGTAGAGACGTTCTTCCCGGGGCTGGTCTCGGACGACGTGCCCGCGATCTTCGGGGTCGAGGTCAGCGACGGAGCGCTGCGATGGTGGACACTGTTCGTGTACTCCTGGATCACGCTCTCGATGGTCGGGGCATGGCTCATCAAGAAGATCGACGGGACCCGAGCCGGCCGGTTCGTCTCTCCGCTGCTCGTGTACCTCGTGGGCTACGGGCCGATCTTGTGTGCGATCACCGTCGACTCCTACGTCAAGGAGCTGCGGCACGCCGACGCGTCGTGGGACAAGACCGAGAAGACAGGACGGATCCTCGCATGA
- the hisB gene encoding imidazoleglycerol-phosphate dehydratase HisB: MKAAQGTRRGRVERTTSESSVLVEIDLDGTGRTDISTTVPFYDHMLTALGKHSLIDLTVKATGDTHIDAHHTVEDTAIAFGEALRIALGDKSGIGRFGDALVPLDEALAQAVVDVSGRPYLVHTGEPAGQEYHLIGGHFTGSLTRHVLESIAHHAGICIHMRVLAGRDPHHIVEAQFKALARALRAAVEPDPRVEGIPSTKGAL; the protein is encoded by the coding sequence GTGAAGGCTGCACAGGGGACGCGCCGCGGGCGCGTCGAGCGGACGACGAGCGAGTCGAGCGTCCTCGTCGAGATCGACCTCGACGGCACAGGGCGCACCGACATCTCGACGACGGTGCCCTTCTACGACCACATGCTCACGGCGCTCGGCAAGCACTCGCTCATCGACCTCACGGTCAAGGCGACCGGCGACACGCACATCGACGCGCACCACACCGTCGAGGACACCGCCATCGCCTTCGGCGAGGCGCTGCGGATCGCGCTCGGCGACAAGTCGGGGATCGGCCGCTTCGGCGACGCCCTCGTCCCGCTCGACGAGGCGCTCGCGCAGGCCGTCGTCGACGTGTCCGGCCGTCCGTACCTCGTGCACACCGGCGAGCCCGCAGGCCAGGAGTACCACCTCATCGGCGGGCACTTCACCGGCTCGCTGACCCGCCACGTCCTCGAGTCCATCGCCCACCACGCCGGGATCTGCATCCACATGCGCGTCCTCGCCGGCCGCGACCCCCACCACATCGTCGAGGCGCAGTTCAAGGCTCTCGCCCGCGCCCTGCGCGCAGCGGTCGAGCCCGACCCGCGCGTCGAGGGCATCCCGTCGACCAAGGGAGCGCTGTGA
- a CDS encoding sensor histidine kinase — protein sequence MTLDPLFGRVSEGRSGVLLYQLPTLAVLVLALGTLPLSGVLSSTTMVVTGTLVVVAVSVAALVLPWKTYDDRWVVLVPVVSLVGLGLVRYGTGGVGSPYSAMLFVPFVWIALAAGRHNALVAAVALVATSQGPGLLLTDLRSTSDLVRVLFSPLVYGLVALVINEIARRLRLQLADARATVAQRDSLLVDAVRASAEARSSETRATAVSRQLSGLWDAVTEQAIIGTDLTGRIDSWNPGACKMLGVAQHEALEAGLVITDVHVAEELRERVAAVGDSTPLDAQAALTALVRDVGPGSADVREWTYVRPDDSRLPVQVAATQRIGDDDAVVGYLFVATDMTKAREFERLKDEFVGMISHELRTPLSSILGYLELLRDEEDGPLTAEQTQYLDVAERNAQRLLRLVGDLLFTAQVEAGRFPIVHQSTELESVLRAAAQTFEPVAAAASVRLRVVMDESLSTVVRGDATRLGQAVDNLLSNAVKFSPAGGQVTLSLVAHDERATITVRDTGIGIPDTELDQLTTRFFRASTATSASVPGIGLGLAITKAIVVAHRGRLDVTSEVGIGTAFTVDLPTVVE from the coding sequence GTGACGCTTGACCCGCTCTTCGGTCGGGTCTCGGAGGGGCGTTCCGGGGTGCTGCTCTACCAGCTCCCGACGCTCGCCGTGCTCGTGCTCGCGCTCGGCACCCTTCCCCTGTCCGGGGTGCTCTCGAGCACGACGATGGTGGTCACGGGGACGCTCGTGGTCGTCGCGGTCTCGGTCGCCGCGCTCGTGCTCCCCTGGAAGACCTACGACGACCGCTGGGTCGTGCTGGTCCCGGTGGTGTCGCTCGTGGGCCTCGGGCTCGTCCGGTACGGGACCGGTGGGGTGGGGTCGCCGTACTCCGCGATGCTCTTCGTGCCCTTCGTGTGGATCGCGCTGGCCGCCGGCCGTCACAACGCGCTCGTCGCGGCTGTCGCCCTCGTCGCCACGTCGCAGGGGCCCGGGCTGCTGCTGACCGACCTGCGCTCGACCTCCGACCTCGTCCGGGTGCTCTTCTCCCCGCTGGTCTACGGCCTCGTCGCCCTGGTCATCAACGAGATCGCGCGTCGTCTGCGTCTCCAGCTGGCCGACGCACGCGCGACCGTGGCGCAGCGCGACTCCCTCCTGGTCGACGCCGTGCGGGCGTCGGCCGAGGCACGGTCGAGCGAGACCCGGGCCACCGCGGTGTCCCGGCAGCTCTCCGGCCTGTGGGACGCCGTGACCGAGCAGGCGATCATCGGCACCGACCTCACGGGGCGCATCGACTCCTGGAACCCGGGCGCCTGCAAGATGCTCGGCGTGGCTCAGCACGAGGCCCTCGAGGCCGGGCTCGTCATCACCGACGTGCACGTCGCCGAGGAGCTCCGCGAGCGGGTGGCCGCCGTGGGCGACTCGACGCCGCTCGACGCCCAGGCTGCGCTCACGGCGCTGGTGCGGGACGTCGGCCCCGGGTCTGCTGACGTCCGGGAGTGGACCTACGTCCGCCCCGACGACTCCCGGCTCCCGGTCCAGGTCGCCGCCACGCAGCGCATCGGCGACGACGACGCCGTGGTCGGGTACCTGTTCGTCGCGACCGACATGACCAAGGCGAGAGAGTTCGAGCGGCTCAAGGACGAGTTCGTCGGGATGATCTCGCACGAGCTCCGCACGCCGCTCAGCTCGATCCTCGGGTACCTCGAGCTGCTGCGCGACGAAGAGGACGGCCCGCTGACGGCGGAGCAGACGCAGTACCTCGACGTGGCGGAGCGCAACGCGCAGCGCCTGCTGCGGCTCGTGGGGGACCTGCTGTTCACCGCGCAGGTCGAGGCGGGGCGGTTCCCGATCGTCCACCAGAGCACCGAGCTCGAGTCGGTGCTGCGCGCCGCTGCGCAGACCTTCGAGCCCGTCGCCGCAGCGGCGTCGGTCCGGCTGCGCGTGGTCATGGACGAGAGCCTGTCGACGGTCGTCCGCGGCGACGCCACCCGTCTCGGGCAGGCCGTCGACAACCTCCTGTCCAACGCCGTGAAGTTCTCACCGGCCGGCGGTCAGGTGACGCTCTCGCTCGTCGCGCACGACGAGCGCGCGACCATCACGGTGCGCGACACCGGGATCGGGATCCCCGACACCGAGCTCGACCAGCTGACGACCCGGTTCTTCCGGGCCTCCACCGCCACCTCCGCCTCGGTCCCGGGCATCGGGCTCGGTCTCGCGATCACCAAGGCGATCGTGGTCGCGCACCGCGGACGCCTCGACGTGACCAGCGAGGTCGGCATCGGGACGGCGTTCACCGTCGACCTGCCGACCGTCGTCGAGTAG
- a CDS encoding RecQ family ATP-dependent DNA helicase: protein MAAASAGRADRAGSTGSTGSTPPSRRPSAPPAPARPAAVRVRPGADEDLRPEAEAALRRLVGRDDAVLRDDQWTAIHALVAEQRRALVVQRTGWGKSAVYFVATSLLRARGSGPTIIISPLLALMRDQIAAAGRAGVKAATINSANVTEWDQIHEQIASGDIDVLLCSPERLNNPGFRDEVLPRLAADAGLVVIDEAHCVSDWGHDFRPDYRRIRTLLAELPEGIPVLATTATANARVTQDVAEQLEVTGEGAGRSEVLVLRGGLDRESLHLNVLRLGDQPTRVAWLLEALRSTEGSGIVYCLTVSVAEQVAAQLKAAGLPVAAYTGRTDPTERESLEADLKANRVKALVATSALGMGFDKPDLGFVVHLGAPSSPIAYYQQVGRAGRGVDSALVVLLPGEEDQRIWEYFGSLAFPREDQVRATLDALSRGGTQSAQALETQVDLTRSRLEMMLKVLDVDGAVKRVKGGWESTGQGWTYEADRYARVEQARLAEQRTMLDYESTDGCRMAFLRRTLDDPDLAADERCGRCDNCGGSTLPAAPSTEHVAEARKAMDVPGVVVEPRSMWPTGMPTLGIDLKGKLSPAEKTEPGRAVARLDGLGWSQPLRELFASTTPDGEVPVHLRRAAAQVLDAWSGLSVDGVVCIRSTTRPVLVEHLARGLAKYLDKPFVGTVGPLAGHEAPPRHDVNSAMRLAGVAQRLGLELSPAASGGLAGRSILLVDDRVASGWTLAVAGRLLREAGAGAVLPFVLAQQ, encoded by the coding sequence ATGGCCGCGGCGTCGGCCGGACGAGCAGACCGTGCCGGGAGCACCGGGAGCACAGGGAGCACGCCGCCGAGCCGACGCCCGTCCGCCCCGCCCGCTCCTGCTCGCCCCGCGGCGGTCCGGGTGCGTCCCGGGGCCGACGAGGACCTGCGCCCGGAGGCCGAGGCAGCGCTGCGCCGCCTGGTCGGCCGGGACGACGCGGTGCTCCGCGACGACCAGTGGACCGCGATCCACGCGCTGGTCGCCGAGCAGCGTCGCGCCCTCGTGGTCCAGCGCACCGGGTGGGGCAAGTCGGCGGTGTACTTCGTCGCGACGTCGCTGCTGCGCGCCCGGGGGTCGGGCCCGACGATCATCATCTCGCCGCTGCTCGCCCTCATGCGCGACCAGATCGCCGCTGCTGGTCGGGCCGGGGTGAAGGCCGCGACCATCAACTCGGCGAACGTCACCGAGTGGGACCAGATCCACGAGCAGATCGCCTCCGGAGACATCGACGTCCTTCTCTGCTCTCCCGAGCGCCTCAACAACCCGGGGTTCCGGGACGAGGTGCTGCCGCGCCTGGCGGCGGACGCCGGCCTCGTGGTCATCGACGAGGCTCACTGCGTGTCGGACTGGGGTCACGACTTCCGGCCGGACTACCGACGGATCCGCACGCTGCTGGCCGAGCTGCCCGAGGGCATCCCGGTGCTGGCGACGACCGCCACGGCGAACGCCCGCGTGACCCAGGACGTCGCCGAGCAGCTCGAGGTCACCGGAGAGGGCGCGGGACGCAGCGAGGTCCTCGTGCTGCGCGGCGGCCTCGACCGCGAGTCGCTCCACCTCAACGTGCTGCGTCTCGGCGACCAGCCGACGCGGGTCGCCTGGCTGCTCGAGGCGCTGCGGTCGACCGAGGGGTCGGGCATCGTCTACTGCCTCACGGTCTCCGTGGCCGAGCAGGTGGCCGCCCAGCTCAAGGCGGCCGGTCTGCCCGTCGCCGCGTACACCGGTCGCACCGACCCGACCGAGCGCGAGTCGCTCGAGGCGGACCTCAAGGCCAACCGGGTCAAGGCCCTCGTCGCGACGTCGGCGCTCGGCATGGGCTTCGACAAGCCCGACCTCGGCTTCGTGGTGCACCTCGGGGCGCCGAGCTCACCCATCGCGTACTACCAGCAGGTGGGCCGTGCGGGACGTGGCGTCGACAGCGCGCTCGTCGTGCTGCTGCCGGGCGAGGAGGACCAGCGCATCTGGGAGTACTTCGGGTCGCTCGCCTTCCCCCGGGAGGACCAGGTCCGGGCGACGCTCGACGCGCTGTCACGCGGCGGGACGCAGTCTGCCCAGGCCCTCGAGACCCAGGTCGACCTCACGCGGTCCCGGCTCGAGATGATGCTCAAGGTCCTCGACGTCGACGGCGCGGTCAAGCGTGTCAAGGGCGGCTGGGAGTCCACCGGGCAGGGCTGGACGTACGAGGCCGACCGGTACGCCCGCGTCGAGCAGGCGCGGCTCGCCGAGCAGCGCACCATGCTCGACTACGAGTCGACGGACGGCTGCCGGATGGCCTTCCTGCGCCGCACTCTCGACGACCCCGACCTCGCCGCCGACGAGCGCTGCGGACGGTGCGACAACTGCGGCGGCTCCACCCTCCCTGCCGCCCCGAGCACCGAGCACGTGGCCGAGGCCCGCAAGGCGATGGACGTCCCCGGGGTGGTCGTCGAGCCGCGGAGCATGTGGCCGACCGGGATGCCCACGCTCGGGATCGACCTCAAGGGCAAGCTCTCCCCCGCCGAGAAGACCGAGCCGGGACGAGCCGTCGCCCGGCTCGACGGGCTCGGGTGGTCCCAGCCGCTGCGCGAGCTCTTCGCGTCCACCACGCCGGACGGCGAGGTGCCCGTCCACCTGAGGCGGGCCGCGGCGCAGGTCCTCGACGCCTGGTCCGGGCTCTCCGTCGACGGGGTGGTCTGCATCCGCTCGACGACCCGTCCCGTGCTCGTCGAGCACCTGGCCCGCGGGCTCGCCAAGTACCTCGACAAGCCCTTCGTCGGCACCGTCGGGCCGCTCGCCGGGCACGAGGCACCGCCGCGCCACGACGTCAACTCCGCCATGCGGCTCGCCGGGGTCGCGCAGCGCCTCGGGCTCGAGCTCTCGCCCGCGGCCTCGGGTGGTCTCGCAGGCCGCTCGATCCTGCTGGTCGACGACCGCGTCGCCTCCGGGTGGACGCTCGCCGTCGCCGGGCGACTGCTGCGCGAGGCAGGGGCCGGAGCCGTGCTGCCCTTCGTGCTGGCACAGCAGTAA
- the hisH gene encoding imidazole glycerol phosphate synthase subunit HisH, which translates to MAGRPTVVVLDYGFGNVRSAVRALEHVGAAVELTADPKVAAVADGLLVPGVGAFAAVMQGLEKVRGGQIIERRLSGGRPVLGICVGMQVMFDAGDEHGEHTEGLAQWPGVVDRLEAPVVPHMGWDTVEPPAGSALFDGVEDERFYFVHSYAARSFSLGTDEPVDGRFKPPQVTWSDHGGRFVAAVENGPLSATQFHPEKSGDAGAQLLRNWLGTL; encoded by the coding sequence GTGGCCGGCAGACCCACCGTCGTCGTCCTCGACTACGGCTTCGGCAACGTCCGCTCGGCGGTCCGCGCCCTCGAGCACGTCGGCGCCGCCGTCGAGCTCACCGCCGACCCGAAGGTGGCCGCTGTCGCCGACGGCCTTCTCGTCCCCGGCGTCGGCGCCTTCGCCGCCGTCATGCAGGGGCTCGAGAAGGTCCGCGGCGGGCAGATCATCGAGCGTCGCCTCTCGGGCGGACGGCCGGTCCTCGGCATCTGCGTCGGCATGCAGGTGATGTTCGACGCCGGCGACGAGCACGGCGAGCACACCGAGGGCCTCGCCCAGTGGCCCGGTGTGGTCGACAGGCTCGAGGCCCCCGTCGTCCCGCACATGGGCTGGGACACGGTCGAGCCGCCCGCCGGCTCGGCGCTCTTCGACGGCGTCGAGGACGAGCGCTTCTACTTCGTGCACTCCTACGCCGCCCGCAGCTTCAGCCTCGGCACCGACGAGCCCGTCGACGGTCGCTTCAAGCCCCCGCAGGTCACGTGGTCCGACCACGGCGGCCGCTTCGTCGCGGCGGTCGAGAACGGCCCGCTCTCCGCGACGCAGTTCCACCCCGAGAAGTCGGGCGACGCCGGTGCGCAGCTGCTGCGCAACTGGCTCGGCACGCTCTGA
- a CDS encoding histidinol-phosphate transaminase has product MTSRADTPITLPLRRDLAGEVPYGAPQIDVPHLLNVNENPYPPGPEVVATLAAYVSAAAGTLNRYPDRDFPALRADLADYLAGESGVRVDPAQVWAANGSNEVMLHLMQAFGGPGRTALSFAPTYSMYPEYARDTHTRWVAGRREEDFTLDPDVAVATIREHTPSVIILTSPNNPTGTAMPFSTVEAVCEAALELDVDGSPAVVVVDEAYAEFRRAGVPSALELLERYPNLAVSRTMSKAFALAGARVGYLAGSTDLVDALRIVRLPYHLSAVTQATARAALAHAPALLAQVDSLRTERDATVAWLRSQTLDGRPLQAAESDSNFVLFGTFDDRHAVWQGLLDRGVLIRETGPEGWLRVSIGTPQDMIAFKDALVEVAGL; this is encoded by the coding sequence GTGACCTCACGAGCCGACACACCGATCACGCTGCCGCTCCGTCGCGACCTCGCGGGGGAGGTGCCCTACGGCGCCCCCCAGATCGACGTCCCGCACCTGCTCAACGTCAACGAGAACCCCTACCCGCCGGGGCCCGAGGTCGTCGCGACCCTCGCCGCGTACGTCTCCGCCGCCGCCGGCACGCTCAACCGCTACCCCGACCGCGACTTCCCGGCGCTGCGCGCCGACCTCGCCGACTACCTCGCGGGGGAGTCAGGGGTCCGGGTCGACCCCGCGCAGGTCTGGGCGGCCAACGGCTCCAACGAGGTCATGCTGCACCTCATGCAGGCCTTCGGCGGCCCCGGGCGCACGGCGCTGTCCTTCGCCCCGACGTACTCCATGTACCCCGAGTACGCCCGCGACACCCACACCCGCTGGGTGGCCGGGCGCCGCGAGGAGGACTTCACGCTCGACCCCGACGTCGCGGTCGCGACGATCCGCGAGCACACCCCGTCCGTCATCATCCTCACCAGCCCCAACAACCCGACCGGCACCGCGATGCCGTTCTCGACGGTCGAGGCGGTCTGCGAGGCGGCCCTCGAGCTCGACGTCGACGGGTCGCCGGCCGTGGTGGTCGTGGACGAGGCCTACGCCGAGTTCCGCCGGGCGGGCGTGCCCTCGGCCCTCGAGCTGCTCGAGCGCTACCCGAACCTCGCGGTCAGCCGCACCATGTCCAAGGCCTTCGCGCTCGCCGGCGCACGGGTCGGCTACCTGGCCGGCTCGACCGACCTCGTCGACGCGCTGCGCATCGTCCGCCTGCCCTACCACCTGTCGGCAGTGACGCAGGCCACGGCGCGTGCCGCCCTCGCGCACGCGCCCGCCCTCCTCGCCCAGGTAGATTCGCTCCGGACCGAGCGCGACGCCACGGTCGCGTGGCTGCGCTCGCAGACCCTCGACGGGAGACCGCTCCAGGCAGCCGAGTCCGACTCGAACTTCGTGCTCTTCGGCACGTTCGACGACCGGCACGCCGTGTGGCAGGGTCTTCTCGACCGAGGTGTCCTCATCCGGGAGACCGGACCCGAGGGCTGGCTCCGGGTGTCGATCGGCACACCGCAGGACATGATCGCGTTCAAGGACGCACTGGTGGAGGTGGCAGGGCTGTGA
- a CDS encoding acetate uptake transporter translates to MTSSTPTPAPRLIADPGPLGLAAFALTTFVLSVFNAGILDPSLEPVVLPLALFYGGLVQLLAGMWELLKNNTFGALAFSSYGAFWMSFAAYVKLVVPGLPADTAHQATGLFLLAWTIFTVYMTVVTLKVSVGLMSVFVPLSITFALLTVGALAQAETVTHVAGFVGLLTAGTAWYNSFAGVLNITWKRDVLPLGVRG, encoded by the coding sequence ATGACGTCCTCGACGCCCACCCCTGCACCGCGTCTCATCGCCGACCCCGGCCCGCTCGGGCTCGCCGCCTTCGCGCTCACCACCTTCGTGCTCTCCGTCTTCAACGCCGGCATCCTCGACCCGAGCCTCGAGCCCGTCGTCCTGCCGCTCGCGCTGTTCTACGGGGGGCTCGTCCAGCTGCTCGCCGGCATGTGGGAGCTCCTCAAGAACAACACCTTCGGTGCCCTCGCCTTCTCGTCCTACGGCGCGTTCTGGATGTCCTTCGCCGCCTACGTGAAGCTCGTCGTCCCCGGCCTCCCGGCCGACACGGCCCACCAGGCCACGGGCCTGTTCCTGCTCGCCTGGACGATCTTCACGGTCTACATGACCGTGGTCACCCTCAAGGTCTCTGTCGGGCTCATGAGCGTGTTCGTGCCCCTCTCGATCACCTTCGCGCTGCTCACCGTCGGGGCTCTCGCCCAGGCGGAGACCGTGACCCACGTGGCCGGCTTCGTCGGGCTCCTCACCGCCGGCACGGCCTGGTACAACTCCTTCGCCGGCGTCCTCAACATCACGTGGAAGCGCGACGTGCTCCCCCTCGGCGTCCGCGGCTGA